Proteins encoded in a region of the Zea mays cultivar B73 chromosome 4, Zm-B73-REFERENCE-NAM-5.0, whole genome shotgun sequence genome:
- the LOC100217158 gene encoding BTB/POZ domain-containing protein At1g21780 → MSGGGPGGACGPDSRVETISRLAQWRIDTFGPCSYRRSDPFKLGIWNWYLSVEKSRSIVVRLFPEPGRVAKEQPPLARFLLRVSWAGPPRRSCVSPVHEHLLRTSDDFVWQVDAMSHGRFTIDVEFLDLRIATNNATESSSVWPNEGMVQKIASKSALGCLSRMLADSIHADVTINTTDGVLKAHKAVLAACSPVFKSMFVHDLREKESSTVDIGDMCVESCSALLGFVYGTIEQGQFWKHRLPLLAAADKYGIGDIKDCCEESLLEDIGSGNVLERLHVAWLYRLERLKKGCLTYLFVFGKIYDVRDEMHGFFHHADRELMHDMFQEVLSVWKPM, encoded by the exons ATGAGCGGCGGCGGGCCCGGAGGTGCGTGCGGGCCGGACTCCCGCGTGGAGACCATCTCCCGGCTGGCGCAGTGGCGCATCGATACCTTCGGCCCCTGCTCCTACCGCCGGTCGGACCCCTTTAAGCTCGGCATCTGGAACTG GTACCTGTCGGTGGAGAAGAGCCGCTCCATCGTTGTGCGCCTCTTCCCGGAGCCCGGCCGGGTGGCCAAGGAGCAGCCCCCTCTCGCGCGCTTCCTGCTCCGCGTCTCCTGGGCCGGCCCGCCGCGACGCTCCTGCGTCTCCCCTG TGCACGAGCATCTTCTGCGTACCAGCGATGATTTTGTATGGCAAGTCGATGCGATGTCCCATGGGCGTTTTACGATTGATGTTGAGTTTCTAGACCTGAGGATAGCCACGAACAAT gctaCGGAATCGTCATCGGTGTGGCCAAACGAAGGCATGGTGCAGAAGATCGCGAGCAAGAGCGCCCTGGGCTGCCTGTCGCGCATGCTGGCGGACTCCATCCACGCGGACGTGACCATCAACACGACGGACGGGGTGCTGAAGGCGCACAAGGCGGTGCTGGCGGCGTGCTCCCCCGTGTTCAAGAGCATGTTCGTGCACGACCTGAGGGAGAAGGAGTCGTCGACGGTGGACATCGGCGACATGTGCGTGGAGTCGTGCTCGGCGCTGCTGGGCTTCGTGTACGGGACGATCGAGCAGGGACAGTTCTGGAAGCACCGGCTGCCGCTGCTGGCGGCGGCGGACAAGTACGGGATCGGCGACATCAAGGACTGCTGCGAGGAGAGCCTGCTGGAGGACATAGGCTCGGGCAACGTGCTGGAGCGGCTCCACGTGGCGTGGCTGTACCGGCTGGAGCGGCTGAAGAAAGGGTGCCTCACCTACCTGTTCGTGTTCGGGAAGATCTATGACGTGAGGGACGAGATGCACggcttcttccaccacgcggaccGCGAGCTCATGCACGACATGTTCCAGGAGGTGCTCAGCGTGTGGAAGCCCATGTGA